In Salarias fasciatus chromosome 20, fSalaFa1.1, whole genome shotgun sequence, a single window of DNA contains:
- the LOC115408252 gene encoding uncharacterized protein LOC115408252, which yields MDPANVDVSEESEEPVAVEEDSSTIRPGLHSCLLSCLSAVTLFFFGSMLGFPGGVLLGRTGVATLRSLELLADDKLLMDHLENYMNTVTDYDHYISEKMNIAHRSDNVHMFNVFISVLAEEFGGLAAIFSLPVGLAVGSTMYKLVIKKSGETATGKALSVAGPLCLVVISTSGCLLGLLLRMYLSITLPVIICFFFFVVFLGILIAFFGNCGRCSLLFGVLTIFAFSPLNTPIVLSMMYLMTFVFQTKLILSELVPKTSPLRTFAKSYGFDLIITPILLFLIITDVFNFARHPIVILQQTNTSSTGSAAVEGVFVGVLSSHFLMVAVGMSLFSFKEVTGAAKVCAGAVTSGGAAIAGIESVVSLLGPGPTIGALMGVAGAVGVTLTAAGATAFRYGQVMGGHRLMGLLGVTAGAAAGAYLASSTHGGLSALYMALCAAAVPGTLILNWMTVVLKRHARWSVINICFYLFMGVLSAVWVYFAIPIQGVLTFIAYSIVSTAAIVVLACVSCAFDFWGLTASSDEEEDESDPSSPEAQSNNRLRQLSDLFSLSSLTQSKLDILENLYNDAGGKLVHLSKSLRLRARPSQNN from the exons ATGGATCCAGCCAACGTTG atGTCTCTGAGGAGTCAGAGGAACCTGTGGCTGTGGAGGAAGACAGCAGCACCATCAG ACCTGGGCTGCattcctgtctcctgtcct gcCTGTCGGCAGTCACCCTCTTCTTTTTTGGATCGATGTTGGGATTTCCCGGAGGCGTGCTGCTGGGAAGAACAGGGGTCGCTACACTTCGGTCTTTGGAGCTTCTGGCTGATGACAAGCTACTCATGGACCACTTAGAAAACTACATGAACACTGTCACGGACTATGATCATTACAtatctgaaaaaatgaacataGCACACAGGAGTGATAATGTCCACATGTTTAACGTCTTCATATCAGTTTTGGCTGAGGAGTTTGGTGGCCTGGCTGCGATCTTCTCTTTACCTGTCGGTCTGGCTGTTGGATCGACAATGTATAAGCTGGTGATCAAAAAATCTGGTGAAACAGCTACAGGGAAGGCTCTTTCTGTGGCTGGGCCACTTTGTCTGGTGGTTATCAGCACAAGCGGGTGTCTTCTAGGTCTTCTGTTGCGCATGTATCTATCCATTACTTTACCTGTCatcatatgtttctttttttttgtggtctttTTGGGGATTTTAATCGCTTTCTTTGGGAATTGTGGCAGATGCAGTTTGCTTTTTGGTGTGCTAACAATATTTGCTTTCTCTCCACTGAATACGCCCATCGTCTTGTCCATGATGTATCTCATGACATTTGTGTTCCAGACAAAATTGATTCTCTCTGAGTTAGTTCCAAAGACATCACCCCTGAGGACGTTTGCAAAGTCATATGGCTTCGACCTGATTATCACTCCAATATTACTGTTTTTGATTATAACTGATGTGTTTAACTTTGCAAGACACCCCATTGTTATCctgcagcaaacaaacacaagcagcacaGGCAGCGCTGCAGTGGAGGGcgtttttgttggtgttttgtcCTCTCACTTTCTGATGGTTGCTGTGGGAATGTCATTATTCTCCTTTAAAGAAGTAACCGGAGCAGCTAAAGTGTGTGCTGGTGCTGTGACTTCAGGTGGAGCAGCTATCGCTGGGATTGAGtctgttgtgtctctgctgGGTCCAGGTCCCACTATAGGAGCTCTGATGGGGGTGGCAGGGGCAGTAGGGGTGACTCTTACTGCAGCTGGGGCAACAGCATTTCGTTATGGACAAGTGATGGGCGGCCATAGATTGATGGGACTGCTTGGAgtgacagctggagcagctgcaggagcataTCTAGCTTCATCTACCCACGGTGGGCTGTCAGCTCTCTATATGGCTCTGTGTGCTGCAGCAGTTCCAGGTACACTCATTCTGAACTGGATGACTGTCGTCCTGAAGAGACATGCTCGATGGTCAGTGATTAACATCTGTTTCTACTTGTTCATGGGAGTGCTTTCTGCAGTTTGGGTGTATTTCGCCATCCCCATTCAAGGTGTACTGACTTTTATAGCTTATTCGATTGTTTCTACTGCGGCAATTGTAGTCCTTGCTTGTGTTTCTTGTGCTTTTGATTTCTGGGGACTGACGGCCTCCAgcgatgaggaggaagatgagagtGACCCATCTTCTCCAGAGGCCCAAAGTAATAACCGACTAAGACAACTCTCAGACTTATTTTCATTGTCCAGCTTAACACAATCAAAACTGGACATTCTGGAGAACTTGTACAATGATGCCGGCGGAAAACTGGTTCACTTAAGCAAGAGTCTTCGGCTTCGAGCACGTCCATCTCAAAATAACTAA
- the LOC115408256 gene encoding E3 ubiquitin/ISG15 ligase TRIM25 has product MSWSTSEDPLTHELSCPICLQLYSDPVVLPCGHNYCRACICRSTDATAANSNVRPRCPECRREYQGVESLQRNFKLRGIIQSYQAAASQLGRRASDGEPASATGNLCDHCIDIQTPAVKTCLNCDVSLCLRHLQKHQEKETFRSHRVVGPDEELGVTRCLVHRRPLEYFCSNDMTCLCSACFVEGHHRDHDILTLSVAEEEMRRALENCNKVVSSRLHLTEKFLQRTAEEQGASEAVGDKLVNRAVMLMDSMAALVDRYKERLSVLLEEERGQRRKSWQLGVTTLEEQQQQLMEAHRSVEETLNETDTSAFIQRFMQIEQKLREVVTATIPSSVPSKAPVNTKRLQAGLKTQDFRSEMTRLVESLHILLNPLELTFNVSTAHPSLLVSNDRRTIKYSSVKQMHAENSERFTSAPQVLCSQSFQSGGHVWVVEVGPQTMWSLGVCYKSIPRRGDHSRLGHNCVSWRIQWKNGKLTVCQSSCNVALGEVTSQPTKIEVALDYEGGTLAFHSVKGRREHLHTFRAVFKEPVYPVFSIHSNTPESWITLHSGV; this is encoded by the exons ATGTCTTGGTCGACGTCAGAGGACCCGCTCACCCACGAGCTGAGCTGTCCCATCTGCCTCCAGCTCTACTCTGATCCGGTGGTTCTCCCCTGTGGACACAACTACTGCCGAGCTTGCATCTGCAGGAGCACCGACGCCACGGCGGCCAACAGCAACGTGCGTCCACGCTGCCCGGAGTGCCGCCGCGAGTATCAGGGTGTGGAATCCCTGCAGAGAAACTTCAAACTCCGTGGCATCATTCAGAGTTACCAAGCCGCCGCGTCGCAGCTGGGCCGACGGGCCAGCGATGGCGAGCCGGCCTCGGCGACGGGGAACCTGTGCGACCACTGCATTGACATCCAGACTCCCGCGGTGAAGACCTGCCTGAACTGCGACGTCTCGCTCTGCTTGAGGCACCTTCAGAAGCACCAAGAGAAGGAGACCTTCAGGTCCCACAGAGTGGTGGGGCCAGACGAGGAGCTGGGGGTCACTCGCTGCCTCGTCCACCGACGTCCCCTTGAGTACTTCTGCTCCAACGACATGACCTGCCTGTGTTCAGCGTGTTTCGTAGAGGGTCACCACAGGGACCATGACATTCTCACCTTAAGCGTGGCCGAGGAAGAGATGAGGCGAGCGCTGGAGAACTGCAACAAG GTGGTTTCCAGCAGGCTGCACCTGACAGAGAAGTTCCTGCAGAGAACGGCGGAGGAGCAGGGAGCCTCTGAGGCAGTCGGAGACAAGCTGGTCAACAGAGCCGTCATGCTCATGGACAGCATGGCGGCACTCGTGGACAG ATACAAGGAGCGTCTGAGCGTGCTGTTGGAGGAGGAGCGAGGGCAGCGCAGGAAGAGCTGGCAGCTCGGAGTGACGACGCTGGaggagcaacagcagcagctgatggaggccCACAGGAGCGTTGAAGAGACCCTGAACGAGACAGACACCAGCGCCTTCATTCAGAg GTTCATGCAGATCGAACAAAAGCTGAGAGAGGTCGTCACAGCCACCATTCCCTCCTCGGTCCCCTCCAAGGCTCCGGTCAACACCAAACGTCTCCAGGCGGGCCTCAAAACCCAAGACTTCCGCTCAGAAATGACCCGCCTGGTGGAATCTCTTCACATCCTCCTCAACCCCCTGGAGCTCACCTTCAACGTCTCCACCGCCCACCCGTCGCTGCTGGTGTCCAACGACCGGCGCACCATCAAGTACAGCTCGGTCAAGCAGATGCACGCCGAGAACTCGGAGCGGTTCACGAGCGCGCCCCAGGTCCTGTGCAGCCAGAGCTTCCAGAGCGGCGGGCACGTGTGGGTGGTGGAAGTGGGGCCCCAGACCATGTGGTCGCTGGGCGTGTGCTACAAGAGCATCCCCCGCCGCGGCGACCACAGCCGTCTGGGCCACAACTGTGTGTCCTGGAGGATTCAGTGGAAAAACGGCAAGCTGACGGTGTGCCAGTCCTCCTGCAACGTGGCCCTGGGGGAGGTAACCAGTCAGCCCACCAAGATCGAGGTGGCGCTGGACTATGAAGGCGGGACGCTGGCGTTCCACAGCGTCAAAGGGCGCAGGGAACACCTCCACACTTTCAGGGCCGTGTTCAAGGAGCCTGTGTACCCTGTGTTCAGTATTCATTCAAACACACCGGAGTCCTGGATCACACTGCACAGTGGCGTTTAA